GCACGGCGCCGGCCGCATCGCCCTCGACGCGCTCGAGGAGGTCGCCGACAACGCGCCGCAGAAGAAGAGCGGCCGCCTGGCCCGCGCCGTCGCGCGGCTGTGGAACGCCCCGCTCGCCCGCGAGGTCCGCAGCCGCCCCCGCGGCGAACGCTCCGCCCGCCGGCTCGGCGTGCGTGGCTCGGGCGACCACCCCACCTTCTTCCTGCAGGACATCCCGCGGGTGATCAGCGACTGCTACACCTTGCCGATCCAGCCGGGCGAGGTGTTCGGCGAGCTCGGCGCACTGACCCGCAGCCCGCGGTCCGCGTCGGTGTTCGCCGAGTCGGACTCGGTGGTGCTGGAGATCCGCTGGCAGGGCCTCCGCGACCTGATGCGGTACTCGCCGGAGATGAAGCGGCACGTCGAACGGGCGTACCGCGAGAACAGCCTGCGGGTGCACCTCCGCGAGACGCCGCTGCTCGCGCACCTCAGCGAGGAGCAGCTGGCGGAGGTCGCCAACGCCACGCAGTTCGTAACGCACGGCGCCTTCGACTGGCACAGCGAGCTGCTCGCCGAGAAGCCCGGGGACCTGTTCGCCCGCGTCGAACGTGAGCCTGTGGTGGCCGAGGAGGGGACCCTGCCCGAGGGCCTGCTGCTGCTGCGTTCGGGCTTCGGGCGGGTGAGCCAGCGCCGCGGGGACGGCCACCAGACCGTTTTGTACATTGGCAAGGGCGCCGTCTTCGGCGCCTGCGCGTTGGCCCACGGCGTGCGGACCGGCCAGACGCCGACGCTGCCGCTGTCGCTCCGCGCGGTGGGCTACCTGGATGTGCTCCTGATCCCCACGCGGGTGTTCCAAGAAGTGATCGCCCCCGCGCTGCCGGCCGAGGAGCTCGACGCGCTCGTCAAGCAGTACGAGCGTCAGCACTGCGCGGCCGAGACCGGTCTGCCGGCCCGCACGCTCGACTTCCTGGTCGACCGCCGGCTAGTCAATGGCGAGCAGACCATGGTCATCGACCTGGACCGCTGCACCCGCTGCGACGACTGCGTCCGCGCGTGCGCCGCCACGCACGACGGCAACCCCCGCTTCGTGCGGCAGGGTCCGATCCACGACCACTTCCAGTACGCCAACGCGTGCATGCACTGCGTCGACCCGGTCTGTATGATCGGCTGCCCGACCGGCGCCATCCACCGCGACCTGGAGTCGGGCGTCGTAAAGATCAACGACCCTACCTGCATCGGCTGCTCGACCTGCGCCAACAGCTGCCCGTACCACAACATCCGCATGGTCGAGGCCCGCACGCCCGCTGGCGCGGTCCTGTCGGACGACGCCGGGCTGCCGATCATCAAGGCGACCAA
This portion of the Posidoniimonas corsicana genome encodes:
- a CDS encoding cyclic nucleotide-binding domain-containing protein, with protein sequence MVTTQAITRPQRWDEPFDRAMDDRVVDRLLGVPPFRAMDHAAFPDRLPLRSLLANDTRVLNFKQGDLIIREGEYGDSAYLMLHGAGRIALDALEEVADNAPQKKSGRLARAVARLWNAPLAREVRSRPRGERSARRLGVRGSGDHPTFFLQDIPRVISDCYTLPIQPGEVFGELGALTRSPRSASVFAESDSVVLEIRWQGLRDLMRYSPEMKRHVERAYRENSLRVHLRETPLLAHLSEEQLAEVANATQFVTHGAFDWHSELLAEKPGDLFARVEREPVVAEEGTLPEGLLLLRSGFGRVSQRRGDGHQTVLYIGKGAVFGACALAHGVRTGQTPTLPLSLRAVGYLDVLLIPTRVFQEVIAPALPAEELDALVKQYERQHCAAETGLPARTLDFLVDRRLVNGEQTMVIDLDRCTRCDDCVRACAATHDGNPRFVRQGPIHDHFQYANACMHCVDPVCMIGCPTGAIHRDLESGVVKINDPTCIGCSTCANSCPYHNIRMVEARTPAGAVLSDDAGLPIIKATKCDLCGDQPTGPACQHACPHDALTRVSVAAGAPLAEFLGADTPAAPSGGTA